A single region of the Rathayibacter rathayi genome encodes:
- a CDS encoding substrate-binding domain-containing protein, which produces MVPDADLDRDSSRYLGDDAGGRDALRLAGTRVPCDALTCVETAFPSIVAEAATTVFVPEALAIVTDTVSSDWFVACTVTSASVFRVSPAVTLQEADQRGLRRHDASAIAVIEAARTLGMAVPEQLSVVSYDEVQGGSRIVPALTTVRQPLHRARRPER; this is translated from the coding sequence GTGGTCCCCGACGCCGACCTCGACCGAGACAGCAGCCGGTACCTCGGAGACGATGCCGGCGGCCGCGACGCCCTCCGGCTCGCAGGAACGCGCGTGCCGTGCGATGCGCTCACCTGTGTCGAGACGGCCTTCCCGTCGATCGTCGCGGAGGCGGCGACGACCGTCTTCGTGCCGGAGGCGCTCGCCATCGTGACCGACACCGTCTCGTCCGACTGGTTCGTCGCCTGCACGGTGACGTCGGCCTCGGTCTTCAGGGTGAGTCCGGCGGTGACGCTCCAGGAGGCGGACCAGCGCGGTCTTCGCCGCCACGACGCCTCGGCCATCGCGGTGATCGAGGCGGCGCGGACGCTCGGGATGGCCGTGCCCGAGCAGCTCTCGGTGGTCAGCTACGACGAGGTGCAGGGCGGGTCCCGGATCGTGCCGGCCCTGACCACCGTCCGGCAGCCGCTGCACCGCGCGCGGCGGCCCGAGCGTTGA
- a CDS encoding malate dehydrogenase has product MSQQRTPVTVTVTGAGGAIGYALLFRIASGQLLGPDTPVRLNLLEIPSGLRAAAGTALELQDGAFPLLRGIEATDDPATAFDGANVALLVGARPRSAGMERADLLAANAGIFGPQGAALNAHGASDIRVLVVGNPANTNAWIARRSAPDIPAGRFTAMTRLDHNRAVAQLAAKLNAPVDAIEGVAIWGNHSASQYPDATHATLDGRPVTELVDAEWLHMEFEPRVAKRGAEIIEVRGASSAASAASAAIDHMRDWVDGTSWTSAAVESDGSYGVEEGLISSFPVCSVDGEWRIVEGLEIDAHSRARIDESVLELRAERDQARAFLPS; this is encoded by the coding sequence ATGAGTCAGCAGCGCACTCCGGTCACAGTCACGGTCACGGGAGCGGGCGGAGCCATCGGCTACGCGCTCCTCTTCCGCATCGCCTCGGGCCAGCTCCTCGGACCGGATACGCCCGTCCGGCTGAACCTGCTCGAGATCCCGTCCGGCCTCCGCGCCGCCGCGGGCACGGCCCTCGAACTACAGGACGGTGCGTTCCCCCTCCTCCGCGGCATCGAGGCGACCGACGATCCGGCCACCGCCTTTGACGGCGCGAACGTCGCCCTCCTCGTCGGCGCGCGTCCGCGCAGCGCCGGCATGGAGCGCGCCGACCTGCTCGCCGCGAACGCGGGCATCTTCGGACCGCAGGGCGCCGCGCTGAACGCGCACGGCGCCTCCGACATCCGCGTGCTGGTCGTCGGCAACCCGGCCAACACCAACGCGTGGATTGCGCGCAGGAGTGCCCCGGACATCCCCGCCGGCCGCTTCACCGCGATGACCCGCCTCGACCACAACCGCGCCGTGGCGCAGCTCGCAGCGAAACTCAACGCGCCGGTGGACGCGATCGAGGGCGTCGCGATCTGGGGCAACCACTCCGCCTCGCAATACCCCGACGCGACCCACGCGACGCTCGACGGACGTCCAGTCACCGAGCTGGTCGACGCCGAGTGGCTGCACATGGAGTTCGAGCCGCGGGTCGCCAAGCGCGGCGCCGAGATCATCGAGGTCCGGGGAGCGTCGTCCGCCGCGTCCGCTGCCTCCGCCGCGATCGACCACATGCGCGACTGGGTCGACGGCACCTCGTGGACGTCGGCCGCGGTCGAGTCCGACGGGTCCTACGGCGTGGAGGAGGGGCTGATCTCCTCGTTCCCGGTGTGCTCCGTCGACGGCGAGTGGCGGATCGTCGAGGGCCTCGAGATCGACGCCCATTCCCGTGCGAGGATCGACGAGTCCGTGCTCGAACTGCGCGCCGAGCGCGACCAGGCCCGGGCCTTCCTCCCGTCCTGA
- a CDS encoding MBL fold metallo-hydrolase: MAARIDRLVTSGTFSLDGGTWDVDNNVWIVGDDSECVVIDAAHDAEAIVAAVGERRLLAVLLTHGHDDHVNAVEGVRASTGAPVLLHEGDRMLWDAVHPDTAPSGGLVDGQVLTVAGVELEVRHTPGHTPGAVCFVAEALGTVFTGDTLFQGGPGATGRSSSDFPTIIESITERLLTLPAETVVRTGHGESTTIGAEAPHREGWIARGH, translated from the coding sequence ATGGCGGCGCGGATCGACCGGCTGGTCACCAGCGGCACCTTCAGCCTCGACGGCGGCACCTGGGACGTCGACAACAACGTGTGGATCGTCGGCGACGACTCCGAGTGCGTGGTCATCGACGCGGCGCATGACGCGGAGGCCATCGTCGCGGCCGTCGGCGAGCGCCGCCTCCTCGCCGTGCTGCTGACCCACGGGCATGACGACCACGTCAACGCGGTCGAGGGCGTGCGGGCCTCGACCGGTGCCCCGGTGCTCCTGCACGAGGGTGACCGGATGCTCTGGGACGCCGTGCACCCCGACACCGCGCCGAGCGGCGGCCTGGTCGACGGGCAGGTGCTGACGGTCGCCGGCGTCGAGCTCGAGGTGCGGCACACCCCGGGCCACACGCCCGGCGCCGTCTGCTTCGTCGCCGAGGCGCTGGGCACGGTCTTCACGGGCGACACGCTCTTCCAGGGTGGACCGGGAGCCACCGGCCGCTCCTCCAGCGACTTCCCGACGATCATCGAGTCGATCACCGAGCGCCTGCTGACGCTGCCCGCCGAGACCGTCGTGCGGACCGGCCACGGCGAGTCGACGACGATCGGAGCGGAGGCGCCGCACCGCGAGGGGTGGATCGCGCGCGGGCACTGA
- a CDS encoding S-(hydroxymethyl)mycothiol dehydrogenase, with product MPTTVRGVIARSKGAPVEFVDIVVPDPGPGEAVVDIETCGVCHTDFHYREGGISDDFPFLLGHEAAGRVSAIGEGVSHVAVGDVVVLNWRAVCGECRACTRGEPWYCFDTHNATQRMTLEDGTELTPALGIGAFAEKTLVHAKQCTKVDPEADPAAVGLLGCGVMAGLGAAMNTGNVGRGDSVAVIGCGGVGIAAVVGAALAGAGTVIAIDRDPKKLDAAQRLGATDVIDSSGLDEAGVVSAVQALTNGCGADVVIDAVGRPETWRQAFYARDLAGTVVLVGVPTPEMMLEIPLLDVFSRGGSLKSSWYGDCLPERDFPMLTGLYLQGRLPLDEFVSERIGIEDIEQAFTTMASGDVLRSVVVL from the coding sequence ATGCCCACCACTGTGCGCGGCGTCATCGCCCGGTCGAAGGGCGCTCCCGTGGAGTTCGTCGACATCGTCGTCCCCGATCCGGGCCCGGGCGAGGCGGTGGTCGACATCGAGACCTGCGGGGTCTGCCACACCGACTTCCACTACCGGGAGGGCGGGATCAGCGACGACTTCCCGTTCCTGCTCGGGCACGAGGCGGCCGGACGGGTCAGCGCGATTGGCGAGGGAGTCAGCCACGTCGCGGTCGGCGACGTCGTGGTCCTCAACTGGCGCGCGGTCTGCGGCGAGTGCCGGGCCTGCACCCGCGGCGAACCCTGGTACTGCTTCGACACCCACAACGCGACCCAGCGGATGACCCTCGAGGACGGCACCGAGCTCACCCCCGCGCTCGGGATCGGCGCCTTCGCCGAGAAGACTCTGGTGCACGCCAAGCAGTGCACGAAGGTCGACCCGGAGGCGGACCCCGCCGCGGTGGGCCTGCTCGGCTGCGGTGTCATGGCGGGCCTGGGCGCCGCGATGAACACGGGGAACGTCGGGCGCGGCGACTCCGTCGCGGTCATCGGCTGCGGAGGGGTCGGCATCGCGGCCGTCGTCGGTGCAGCCCTCGCGGGCGCCGGCACGGTCATCGCGATCGACCGCGACCCGAAGAAGCTGGACGCTGCCCAGAGGCTCGGCGCCACCGACGTGATCGACTCGAGCGGCCTCGACGAGGCGGGCGTCGTCTCGGCGGTGCAGGCTCTCACGAACGGGTGTGGAGCGGATGTCGTGATCGACGCCGTGGGCCGCCCCGAGACCTGGCGCCAGGCGTTCTATGCCCGCGACCTCGCCGGGACCGTGGTGCTCGTCGGGGTGCCGACCCCGGAGATGATGCTCGAGATCCCCCTCCTCGACGTCTTCAGCCGCGGCGGCTCGCTGAAGTCGAGCTGGTACGGCGACTGCCTGCCCGAGCGCGACTTCCCGATGCTGACCGGCCTCTACCTTCAGGGTCGCCTGCCGCTGGACGAGTTCGTGAGCGAACGGATCGGGATCGAGGACATCGAGCAGGCCTTCACCACGATGGCCAGCGGCGACGTGCTGCGCTCGGTGGTGGTGCTCTGA
- a CDS encoding MarR family winged helix-turn-helix transcriptional regulator, whose translation MRADDASGMEDWPTGRLLSTASRMVEHAWHGVLAEIGLTHAGLIVLHLVQAGPVAQKELAAAAHVEVQTMSRTIERLEREGHVSRTTDPSDRRRQLVALTDAGSEAWRRAHRLEVDMFPGALEHGPLREALLEIIRSASESRWG comes from the coding sequence ATGCGCGCGGACGACGCCTCCGGAATGGAGGACTGGCCCACCGGCCGGTTGCTCTCCACCGCCTCCCGGATGGTCGAACACGCTTGGCACGGCGTCCTCGCCGAGATCGGCCTCACCCACGCGGGCCTGATCGTGCTGCACCTGGTGCAGGCCGGTCCCGTCGCGCAGAAGGAACTCGCTGCCGCGGCGCACGTCGAGGTGCAGACCATGTCGCGCACGATCGAGCGGCTCGAGCGCGAGGGCCACGTCTCGCGCACGACGGATCCCTCCGACCGCCGCCGGCAGCTCGTCGCACTCACCGACGCCGGCAGTGAGGCGTGGCGCCGGGCGCACCGCCTCGAGGTCGACATGTTCCCCGGCGCCCTCGAGCACGGCCCCCTGCGCGAGGCGCTGCTCGAGATCATCCGCTCGGCCAGCGAATCCCGCTGGGGCTGA
- a CDS encoding MFS transporter: MSAPAPAPAPGNAADLRSFHQILLNTAVANVTTSFLWFALTFWVYLETRSVLATGVIGGAYMLLVAIFAMAFGTIVDRHRKYRVMLFAGAVTLVSFGVAGGLYLALPEAALLDFGGPWFWLFSGTILFGAVIENMRNIALSTTVTLLVPVERHARANGLVGTVQGLAFVVTSVFSGLSIGLLGMGWTMAIAIGVSAAALVHLVFLRIPEEKPASTGAKAPLIDLRGSITAVRAATGLFALIVFSTFNNLIGGVYLALMDPYGLELFPVELWGVVLGVTATGFVIGGLLVAKFGLGRNPIRTMLLLVMAMGLIGAVFTLRDWWWLYAGGIWIYMTLIPAVEAAEQTVIQKVVPFETQGRVFGFAAAFESAAAPVTAFLIAPIAEFALIPYMQSPAGRSAFGGLLGDGVGRGIALVFLVGGVIMIVAAGAAMFTRSYRVMSAQYLREASAAGAPAGGDVADAPEESTSDQHR; encoded by the coding sequence ATGTCCGCACCCGCACCCGCACCCGCACCCGGGAACGCGGCGGACCTGCGCTCCTTCCACCAGATCCTCCTCAACACCGCCGTCGCGAACGTGACGACGAGCTTCCTCTGGTTCGCCCTCACCTTCTGGGTGTACCTCGAGACGCGGTCCGTGCTCGCGACGGGTGTGATCGGCGGCGCCTACATGCTGCTCGTCGCGATCTTCGCGATGGCCTTCGGCACGATCGTGGACCGGCACCGCAAGTACCGGGTGATGCTGTTCGCCGGCGCGGTCACGCTGGTCTCGTTCGGCGTCGCCGGTGGCTTGTATCTCGCCCTCCCCGAGGCCGCGCTGCTCGACTTCGGCGGCCCCTGGTTCTGGCTGTTCTCGGGCACGATCCTCTTCGGCGCCGTCATCGAGAACATGCGCAACATCGCCCTCTCCACGACCGTGACGCTGCTGGTCCCGGTCGAGCGGCACGCCCGCGCGAACGGCCTGGTCGGCACCGTCCAGGGCCTCGCGTTCGTGGTCACGAGCGTCTTCAGCGGTCTGTCCATCGGCCTGCTCGGGATGGGCTGGACGATGGCGATCGCGATCGGCGTGTCCGCCGCCGCCCTCGTGCACCTGGTGTTCCTGCGCATCCCGGAGGAGAAGCCCGCCTCGACCGGCGCGAAGGCGCCCCTGATCGACCTGCGCGGCAGCATCACCGCGGTGCGCGCGGCGACCGGCCTGTTCGCGCTGATCGTCTTCTCGACGTTCAACAACCTGATCGGCGGCGTCTACCTGGCGCTGATGGACCCGTACGGGCTCGAGCTGTTCCCGGTCGAGCTGTGGGGAGTCGTGCTCGGCGTGACCGCGACCGGATTCGTCATCGGCGGACTGCTGGTCGCGAAGTTCGGGCTCGGGCGGAACCCGATTCGCACGATGCTGCTGCTCGTCATGGCGATGGGCCTGATCGGTGCGGTCTTCACGCTCCGCGACTGGTGGTGGCTCTATGCGGGCGGCATCTGGATCTACATGACGCTGATCCCCGCCGTCGAGGCCGCCGAGCAGACGGTGATCCAGAAGGTCGTACCGTTCGAGACCCAGGGGCGCGTCTTCGGCTTCGCCGCGGCGTTCGAATCGGCCGCGGCCCCGGTGACCGCGTTCCTCATCGCGCCGATCGCCGAATTCGCGCTCATCCCCTACATGCAGTCGCCCGCCGGACGATCGGCGTTCGGTGGGCTGCTCGGTGACGGCGTTGGCCGGGGGATCGCGCTGGTGTTCCTCGTCGGGGGAGTGATCATGATCGTGGCGGCCGGGGCGGCGATGTTCACCCGGTCGTACCGCGTGATGTCGGCGCAGTACCTGCGGGAGGCATCGGCGGCCGGGGCGCCCGCGGGCGGGGACGTCGCTGACGCTCCCGAGGAGAGCACATCCGACCAGCACCGGTGA
- a CDS encoding acyl-CoA dehydrogenase — protein MVSTAPHPRSAADAADRAATGHTRPRRSRSGTIAPPPPVDSLGSEVDARLDEDGVPAVDVAALGEILLGAWREQRLASRALTARPELHRTDGLPMTEHRLRVSEQMRVLAAEGGVHRAFPVDLGGEANHGGNIAGFEELVTADPSLQIKSGVQWGLFGAAVLHLGTRQHHEKWLPGIMSLEIPGAFAMTETGHGSDVASIATTATYEGGEFVLRTPFRAAWKDYLGNAAVDGRAAVVFAQLVTRGVSHGVHAFFVPIRDAQGAFLPGVGGEDDGLKGGLNGIDNGRLHFDGVRVPRENLLNRYGDVAADGTYSSPIASPGRRFFTMLGTLVQGRVSLDGASVAAAKIALTVAVTYGDQRRQFTGGGEREEVLLDYQRHQRRLLPRLATTYAAGFAHEKLLRAFDEVFSGAHDTEQSRQDLETLAAGLKALSTWHALDTLQEAREACGGAGFLAENRLTQLRADLDVYATFEGDNTVLLQLVAKRLLTDVGRRFKDAQPTELARYAASQVAEATVDNSGLRRLAQVVSDRGSTARSVGQLREDQRELLTGRVERMVAGIATRLRPASKLPADEAARLFNAHQSELIEAARAHAELLQWEAFTEALAGIEDAGTRTVLTWLRDLFGLGLIENHLEWYLIHGRLSSQRALAVTSYIDRLLARIRPHSADLVAAFGYGPEHVRAAIATGAEAARHEEAHAWYEAARAAGTLPTPEKRR, from the coding sequence GCCGCCGCCGCCGGTCGACTCCTTGGGCTCCGAGGTCGACGCCCGCCTCGACGAGGACGGAGTCCCCGCCGTCGATGTTGCCGCTCTCGGCGAGATCCTGCTCGGCGCCTGGCGCGAGCAGCGCCTCGCCAGCCGGGCCCTCACGGCTCGCCCCGAGCTGCACCGTACCGACGGTCTCCCGATGACAGAGCACCGCCTGCGCGTCTCGGAGCAGATGCGGGTCCTCGCGGCCGAGGGCGGCGTGCACCGCGCCTTCCCGGTCGATCTCGGCGGCGAGGCGAACCACGGCGGCAACATCGCCGGCTTCGAGGAACTCGTCACCGCCGATCCCTCGCTCCAGATCAAGTCCGGCGTGCAGTGGGGCCTGTTCGGCGCCGCGGTGCTGCACCTGGGCACTCGCCAGCACCACGAGAAGTGGCTACCGGGCATCATGAGCCTCGAGATCCCCGGCGCCTTCGCGATGACCGAGACGGGGCACGGCTCCGACGTCGCCTCGATCGCCACGACCGCCACCTACGAGGGCGGCGAGTTCGTGCTGCGGACCCCGTTCCGCGCGGCCTGGAAGGACTACCTCGGCAACGCGGCGGTCGACGGACGCGCGGCGGTCGTCTTCGCACAGCTGGTTACGCGCGGCGTGAGCCACGGCGTCCACGCCTTCTTCGTCCCTATCCGCGACGCGCAGGGCGCTTTCCTGCCCGGAGTCGGCGGCGAGGACGACGGGCTGAAGGGCGGGCTGAACGGGATCGACAACGGCCGCCTGCACTTCGACGGCGTCCGCGTCCCGCGCGAGAACCTGCTCAACCGTTACGGCGACGTCGCCGCCGACGGCACCTACTCCTCGCCGATCGCGAGCCCTGGCCGCCGCTTCTTCACCATGCTCGGCACACTCGTGCAGGGCCGCGTCTCGCTCGACGGAGCCTCGGTCGCCGCCGCGAAGATCGCGCTCACCGTCGCCGTCACGTACGGCGACCAGCGCCGCCAGTTCACCGGCGGGGGAGAGCGGGAGGAGGTGCTGCTCGACTACCAGCGCCACCAGCGCCGACTCCTGCCGCGCCTGGCCACTACCTACGCCGCCGGATTCGCGCACGAGAAGCTGCTGCGGGCGTTCGACGAGGTCTTTTCGGGTGCACACGACACCGAGCAGTCGCGCCAGGACCTCGAGACCCTGGCCGCCGGCCTCAAGGCGCTCTCGACCTGGCACGCTCTCGACACGCTGCAGGAGGCGCGCGAGGCCTGCGGCGGCGCCGGCTTCCTCGCCGAGAACCGGCTCACCCAGCTCCGCGCCGACCTCGACGTCTACGCGACCTTCGAGGGCGACAACACTGTGCTGCTCCAGCTCGTCGCCAAGCGGCTGCTCACCGATGTTGGTCGCCGCTTTAAGGATGCGCAGCCGACGGAGCTGGCGCGCTACGCCGCCTCGCAGGTCGCGGAGGCCACGGTCGACAACTCCGGTCTGCGGCGCCTGGCCCAGGTCGTCTCCGACCGCGGATCGACGGCCCGCTCGGTCGGCCAGCTGCGGGAGGATCAGCGCGAGCTGCTCACCGGGCGGGTTGAGCGCATGGTCGCGGGGATCGCCACGCGGCTGCGTCCCGCATCGAAGCTGCCCGCGGATGAGGCCGCGCGTCTGTTCAACGCACACCAGAGCGAGCTGATCGAGGCGGCCCGCGCGCATGCCGAGCTGTTGCAGTGGGAGGCGTTCACGGAGGCACTCGCCGGCATTGAGGACGCAGGCACCCGCACCGTCCTCACCTGGCTTCGCGACCTGTTCGGGCTCGGCCTGATCGAGAATCACCTCGAGTGGTACCTGATCCACGGCCGCCTGTCCTCGCAGCGGGCGCTCGCGGTGACGTCCTACATCGACCGCCTGCTGGCGCGCATCCGCCCGCATTCTGCCGACCTGGTCGCCGCATTCGGCTACGGACCCGAGCATGTGCGTGCAGCCATCGCGACCGGCGCCGAGGCCGCGCGCCACGAGGAGGCGCACGCCTGGTACGAGGCCGCCCGCGCCGCCGGCACCCTCCCCACCCCCGAGAAGCGCCGCTAA
- a CDS encoding MFS transporter, with protein sequence MRTLGTTLSSAVTAGVLAQLTVPVGGVQLPSPQGFETTFVIGTIGAAVAVALGLL encoded by the coding sequence ATGCGCACCCTCGGCACCACGCTCTCCTCGGCCGTGACCGCTGGCGTGCTCGCGCAGCTGACGGTTCCGGTCGGCGGCGTGCAGCTGCCGAGCCCGCAGGGCTTCGAGACCACGTTCGTGATCGGGACGATCGGAGCGGCGGTCGCCGTCGCGCTCGGTTTGCTCTGA